The Flavobacteriales bacterium genome includes a region encoding these proteins:
- a CDS encoding amidohydrolase family protein → MKNLILILLVTPLIGFGQHILYLGGKAHLGNGESIDVSAISVNDGKFEMVANAKIIRINPQAFDTIIHIYDHHVYPAFIATNTTLGITEISAVRATNDYRETGTFKPHVRSLIAYNAESVIIPTIRSNGVLLAQVAPQGGRITGSSSVMKLDGWNWEDAVLKADDGIHLNWPRYFVQTGWWAEPGDIEKTKEYDQQSEELKDYFVKSKSYYESKSNINDLPMKAMKGLFSGDKRLYIHANLQREMTDAILFAKEMGIKHMAIVGAKEAHKMAAFLKEHNVAVLLDRIHRLPSTESTAVDMPYKQAAILHRAGVKFGFCYQGDMEAMGQRNLPFSAGTAVAHGLPYEEAVAALTLNTAQILGIDEHTGQIKAGMDATFFISKGDALDMMGNDVIHAFIKGQKVDLDNKQKALNRKYRNKYGLEVK, encoded by the coding sequence ATGAAAAATCTAATTTTAATACTCTTAGTTACTCCACTCATCGGTTTTGGACAACACATTTTATATCTTGGTGGTAAAGCTCACCTCGGTAATGGCGAATCTATTGATGTATCAGCTATTTCAGTTAATGATGGTAAATTTGAAATGGTAGCAAATGCCAAAATTATTAGAATAAATCCACAAGCTTTTGACACTATTATACATATTTACGACCACCACGTATATCCTGCTTTTATAGCGACTAATACCACTCTAGGTATTACCGAAATTAGTGCTGTAAGAGCCACTAATGACTATAGAGAAACAGGAACGTTTAAGCCTCATGTACGCTCACTAATCGCCTACAACGCCGAAAGTGTCATTATTCCTACCATACGAAGCAATGGGGTTTTATTGGCTCAAGTTGCCCCGCAAGGAGGACGTATCACTGGCTCATCTTCAGTCATGAAATTAGACGGCTGGAACTGGGAAGATGCCGTACTAAAAGCGGATGATGGTATCCACCTCAATTGGCCTCGCTATTTTGTGCAAACAGGCTGGTGGGCTGAACCGGGTGATATCGAAAAAACTAAAGAATACGACCAGCAATCTGAAGAGCTGAAAGATTATTTTGTGAAGAGTAAGAGTTATTATGAAAGCAAAAGCAACATCAACGATTTGCCAATGAAGGCTATGAAAGGACTGTTCAGCGGTGATAAAAGATTATACATTCACGCCAATTTGCAAAGAGAAATGACCGACGCTATCTTGTTTGCTAAAGAAATGGGAATAAAGCATATGGCTATCGTAGGAGCAAAAGAAGCCCATAAAATGGCAGCCTTCTTGAAAGAACATAACGTAGCTGTTCTACTCGACCGTATTCATCGACTACCGAGTACTGAAAGTACAGCCGTTGATATGCCCTACAAACAAGCCGCTATCTTACACCGAGCAGGTGTTAAATTCGGCTTCTGCTATCAAGGTGATATGGAAGCAATGGGACAACGTAACCTACCATTCTCTGCTGGTACTGCCGTAGCTCACGGATTACCTTATGAAGAAGCAGTAGCCGCCTTGACATTAAATACCGCTCAAATTTTAGGAATTGACGAACATACAGGGCAAATTAAAGCGGGTATGGATGCCACATTCTTCATCTCAAAAGGCGATGCCTTAGATATGATGGGCAATGATGTTATTCACGCTTTTATTAAAGGCCAAAAGGTAGACCTAGACAACAAGCAAAAAGCACTCAACAGAAAGTACAGAAACAAGTATGGCCTAGAAGTCAAATAA
- a CDS encoding amidohydrolase family protein — MKYLLLILTCLSISLSTYAQHTFPVNGVVNTYESTHAFINATLVISPQDRIENGTLIIRGDEIIRADADTTIPAGAIVHDMQGKYIYPSFIDLNTSYGLEKPKKVSWKPSPQYKSNTKSGAGWNEAIHPEFDANSMFGYNKDEAESLRSAGFGVVLSHQNNGIARGSGLVATLAEGTENKSILKGIASAHYSLSKGTSRQKYPSSLMGTLALLHQSYLDAEWYAQGNTKEYNRSLEAWNNLQDFPQFFEVKDKLDIFRIHKIADEFEIDYTVIGNGDEYQRIDDIVNTNFAMVIPLNFPDAYDVSNPQAAEMVSLKKMKHWELAPTNPSVLFDKGVFVAFTSSKLEKKSQLLDKIKTAIEYGLSEEDALAALTTNPSEMIEMSHKLGTLEKGKLANFIICSAPIFEDASLISNWVQGQEYKINTPQVFDFRGQYISSENDTLKITGSLEKYNAKLLKDSLDFKVKLSQEGPHLNLQYETEDGVYRINALKDSSILVGKGVNPKGQKFNWTAQLIEEFEEEETEMEESAELYYGESWYPNMAYGWTEKPSQKNIIFRKATVWTNEDVGTIEQADVAISQGKIVKVGIDIIAEDIFKKEEFTEINAEGMHLTSGIIDEHSHIAISRGVNEGSQASSAEVSIANVINSDDINIYRQLSGGVTTAQLLHGSANPIGGQSGIVKFRWGSTPDEMKFEGADGFIKFALGENVKQSNWGDYERIRFPQTRMGVEQVFYDHFLRARAYQKEWKAYNSLSLSEKRKTQAPREDLEMNTLVQILNKERFITCHSYVQSEINMLMHVADSMGFTLNTFTHILEGYKVADKMKKHGAGASTFSDWWAYKFEVNDAIPYNAALLADMGIVTAINSDDAEMARRLNQEAAKAVKYGGISQEEAWKMVTLNPAKLLHLDHRVGSIKSGKDADIVLWTDNPLSVYAKVQQTYVDGRCYFDAEQDMNLRQRNTKERARLIQKMLSDKAAGKPTQTVKAEAKIHYHCDTLEDGKHDGHNH, encoded by the coding sequence ATGAAGTATCTTTTATTAATTCTAACTTGTTTAAGCATAAGTTTATCTACTTACGCTCAGCATACATTTCCAGTCAATGGTGTGGTTAATACATACGAATCTACCCACGCTTTCATTAATGCGACATTGGTCATTTCACCACAAGATCGTATAGAAAATGGAACGCTTATTATCCGTGGTGATGAAATTATACGAGCCGATGCGGACACTACAATTCCTGCAGGTGCTATCGTTCACGACATGCAAGGAAAATACATTTATCCTTCTTTCATCGATTTAAATACCTCCTACGGATTAGAAAAGCCCAAAAAAGTAAGCTGGAAACCATCGCCTCAGTACAAAAGCAATACTAAAAGTGGTGCGGGTTGGAATGAAGCTATTCACCCTGAATTTGATGCCAACAGTATGTTTGGTTACAACAAAGACGAAGCAGAAAGCTTACGTTCAGCAGGTTTTGGTGTCGTTTTAAGTCATCAAAACAATGGAATAGCAAGAGGTAGCGGACTAGTAGCTACATTAGCTGAAGGCACAGAAAACAAAAGTATTTTGAAAGGAATAGCCAGTGCTCATTACTCGCTAAGCAAAGGCACATCAAGACAAAAATACCCCAGCTCTTTAATGGGCACATTAGCCTTGCTGCACCAAAGCTACCTAGATGCTGAATGGTATGCTCAAGGCAATACCAAAGAATACAACCGCTCACTTGAAGCTTGGAATAATTTACAAGACTTTCCTCAGTTTTTTGAGGTCAAAGACAAATTAGACATCTTTAGAATACATAAAATAGCCGATGAATTCGAAATAGACTATACCGTTATCGGAAATGGCGATGAATACCAACGCATAGACGATATTGTAAATACTAACTTCGCAATGGTTATCCCTCTTAACTTTCCCGATGCTTACGACGTGAGTAACCCACAAGCTGCCGAAATGGTATCACTCAAAAAAATGAAACATTGGGAATTGGCACCAACTAATCCCTCAGTACTTTTTGACAAAGGTGTGTTTGTGGCTTTTACAAGCTCTAAACTGGAAAAGAAAAGTCAGCTTTTAGACAAAATAAAAACAGCGATAGAATACGGCCTTAGCGAGGAAGATGCCTTAGCGGCTCTTACCACAAATCCATCAGAAATGATAGAGATGAGCCATAAATTAGGTACTCTGGAAAAAGGTAAACTAGCTAATTTTATCATTTGTTCAGCACCCATTTTTGAAGATGCTTCCCTAATTAGTAATTGGGTGCAAGGGCAAGAATATAAGATTAACACTCCTCAAGTGTTCGACTTCAGAGGTCAGTACATTAGTTCAGAAAATGATACCCTAAAAATTACTGGCTCATTAGAAAAATACAATGCTAAATTATTGAAAGATTCTCTAGACTTCAAAGTAAAGCTCTCGCAAGAAGGACCGCACCTCAACCTACAATACGAAACAGAAGATGGGGTTTACAGAATTAACGCATTAAAAGATAGCAGTATTCTTGTCGGTAAAGGCGTTAACCCTAAGGGGCAAAAATTCAATTGGACAGCACAGCTTATCGAAGAGTTTGAAGAAGAAGAAACGGAAATGGAAGAGTCGGCAGAGTTGTATTACGGAGAGTCTTGGTATCCGAATATGGCTTACGGCTGGACTGAAAAACCATCTCAAAAAAATATCATTTTCCGAAAAGCTACCGTATGGACTAACGAAGATGTAGGTACTATTGAACAAGCAGACGTAGCCATTTCGCAAGGCAAAATTGTTAAAGTAGGTATTGATATTATTGCTGAAGATATTTTCAAAAAAGAAGAATTCACAGAGATAAATGCTGAAGGAATGCACCTAACCTCTGGTATTATTGACGAACACTCACATATCGCTATTAGTCGTGGCGTAAACGAAGGCTCACAAGCTAGTAGTGCAGAGGTCAGTATCGCTAACGTTATCAACTCTGACGACATCAATATTTATCGTCAACTTTCTGGCGGTGTTACCACAGCACAACTACTTCATGGTTCTGCCAACCCTATCGGTGGGCAATCTGGAATTGTGAAGTTCCGATGGGGAAGTACTCCAGACGAAATGAAATTCGAAGGAGCAGATGGCTTCATCAAATTTGCGCTAGGGGAAAACGTTAAACAATCCAATTGGGGCGATTACGAACGTATTCGCTTCCCACAAACACGTATGGGTGTAGAGCAGGTATTTTACGATCATTTCCTAAGAGCAAGAGCCTACCAAAAAGAATGGAAAGCATACAATAGCCTTTCTTTATCTGAAAAAAGAAAAACACAAGCTCCGAGAGAAGATCTAGAGATGAATACTCTAGTTCAAATCCTCAACAAAGAACGCTTTATTACTTGCCATTCCTATGTTCAATCCGAAATCAATATGCTCATGCACGTAGCCGATTCTATGGGCTTTACCTTAAATACTTTTACCCATATTTTAGAAGGCTATAAAGTGGCTGACAAAATGAAAAAACACGGGGCTGGAGCATCTACATTTTCTGACTGGTGGGCCTATAAGTTTGAGGTTAACGATGCTATTCCTTACAATGCTGCTCTGCTTGCTGATATGGGTATAGTGACCGCTATAAATTCTGACGATGCAGAAATGGCTAGACGACTCAATCAAGAAGCCGCCAAAGCTGTGAAATACGGCGGCATTAGTCAAGAAGAAGCTTGGAAAATGGTTACCCTAAACCCAGCTAAATTATTACACCTCGACCATAGAGTAGGGAGTATAAAATCAGGCAAAGATGCCGATATCGTATTATGGACAGACAACCCCCTATCGGTATATGCCAAAGTACAACAAACTTATGTCGATGGACGTTGCTATTTTGATGCTGAACAAGATATGAACCTAAGACAACGCAATACTAAAGAAAGAGCTCGACTCATTCAAAAAATGCTGAGCGATAAAGCAGCAGGAAAACCCACGCAAACAGTAAAAGCCGAAGCAAAAATTCATTACCATTGTGACACTCTTGAAGACGGCAAACATGATGGTCATAATCACTAA
- the hflX gene encoding GTPase HflX: protein MSQKLTHDFVEEKAVLVGLITNDQNETQAKEYLEELDFLAHTAGAIAVKHFTQKVSVANPKTFVGKGKLIEIKKFIKEHEVNLVIFDDELGPSQLRNIEKELECKILDRSNLILDIFASRARTAHSRTQVELAQYQYLLPRLTRMWTHLERQKGGIGMRGPGETQIETDRRIIQDKIALLKKKLVKIDKQKAIQRGNRGALVRVALVGYTNVGKSTIMNRLSKSEVFAENKLFATLDTTVRKVVIGNLPFLLSDTVGFIRKLPHQLVESFKSTLDEVREADILLHVVDISHPNFEEQIDIVNKTLDEIDAAEKPTVMVFNKVDAFTYDKKDEDDLTPSTKANISLDEWKRTWMAKSGETIFISALQKDNFDAFRDMLYEMAKVIHAKRFPYNSFLY, encoded by the coding sequence ATGAGTCAAAAACTTACTCATGACTTTGTTGAGGAAAAAGCCGTTTTGGTTGGTTTAATAACCAATGATCAAAACGAAACACAAGCCAAAGAATATTTGGAAGAATTAGATTTCTTAGCCCATACGGCTGGTGCTATTGCTGTTAAGCATTTCACCCAAAAAGTTTCTGTTGCTAATCCTAAAACATTTGTTGGCAAGGGTAAGCTTATTGAGATTAAAAAATTCATCAAGGAGCACGAAGTTAATTTAGTCATTTTTGATGATGAGTTAGGACCTTCACAGCTGAGAAATATAGAAAAAGAGCTCGAGTGTAAAATATTAGATAGGAGTAATTTGATACTCGACATTTTTGCTTCAAGAGCTCGAACAGCCCATTCTCGAACACAAGTTGAACTAGCACAATATCAATACCTTTTGCCTCGATTGACACGTATGTGGACTCACCTCGAGCGACAAAAAGGGGGTATTGGTATGCGTGGACCTGGAGAAACGCAAATAGAAACCGACAGACGTATCATTCAAGATAAGATAGCACTTCTCAAAAAGAAATTGGTCAAGATTGACAAACAAAAAGCCATTCAAAGAGGCAACAGAGGGGCGTTGGTAAGGGTAGCTTTGGTAGGCTATACCAATGTGGGAAAATCTACCATTATGAACCGTTTATCCAAGTCGGAAGTGTTTGCCGAAAACAAATTGTTTGCTACCTTAGATACTACTGTTAGAAAAGTGGTTATTGGCAACTTACCATTCTTATTGTCCGATACGGTAGGTTTTATTCGTAAACTACCACACCAGTTGGTGGAAAGTTTTAAATCTACTTTGGACGAAGTAAGAGAGGCTGACATCTTGTTGCACGTAGTGGATATATCGCATCCTAATTTTGAAGAACAGATAGATATCGTTAATAAGACTTTGGACGAGATAGATGCCGCTGAAAAACCTACCGTAATGGTTTTTAACAAAGTGGATGCCTTTACCTATGACAAAAAAGACGAGGACGATTTAACACCATCTACTAAGGCAAATATATCCCTAGATGAGTGGAAACGTACATGGATGGCTAAAAGTGGAGAAACTATTTTTATATCGGCATTGCAGAAAGATAACTTCGATGCATTTAGAGATATGCTCTA